A DNA window from Kitasatospora atroaurantiaca contains the following coding sequences:
- a CDS encoding peptide ABC transporter substrate-binding protein → MRGASQAKWVVAAVAVALAATACGSGGSSSSSSDSAVNAQGVFSYQSAEPQNPLQPANAMENQGGRIIKQLFKGLVDYDPANGKLRNQVAEKIETTDAKNYTVTLKAGWTFHDGTPVNAQSFVDSWNWSANTKNGQINSDWFSDIAGYDAVHPEKGDPTADKMSGLKVVDDTHFTIELTGPVSYFQYKLGYTAFSPLPKAFFTDPAKYGQSPIGNGPYKFVSWEHNKAITVAAYDKYAGVDKAKNGGIVFKNYTQPEAAYKDLVSDNLDVLDQVDPSDLASYKNDLGDRAVDQAQGAIQNISFALYQGDWKGQDKAKVRQGLSMAIDRDTITKTVLNGSRQPADSWVAPGAMGYKAGTCGEFCKFDPAKAKQLITEGGGVPGNKITIVYNSDGGHKEWVDAVCNSIRQSTGVECLGDPKPDFKTSRDLIKKKQVSSMMRTGWVQDYPLNANFLRDVYGSGAAANDAGYSSPEFDKFAAEADKATTVEKTAELYQQAEAQLAKDMPAIPLWYYKTTSGYSNNVQNVKFDSFGDPVFSQVEVKQK, encoded by the coding sequence ATGCGCGGTGCTAGCCAGGCCAAGTGGGTCGTCGCAGCTGTTGCTGTCGCCCTCGCCGCAACTGCTTGTGGCAGCGGCGGATCTTCGAGCAGCAGCTCGGACAGCGCTGTGAACGCCCAGGGCGTGTTCAGCTACCAGAGCGCGGAGCCGCAGAACCCGCTGCAGCCGGCCAACGCCATGGAGAACCAGGGCGGCCGCATCATCAAGCAGCTCTTCAAGGGCCTGGTCGACTACGACCCCGCCAATGGCAAGCTGCGCAACCAGGTCGCCGAGAAGATCGAGACGACCGACGCCAAGAACTACACCGTCACGCTGAAGGCCGGCTGGACCTTCCACGACGGCACTCCGGTCAACGCCCAGTCCTTCGTGGACAGCTGGAACTGGTCGGCCAACACCAAGAACGGTCAGATCAACTCCGACTGGTTCTCGGACATCGCCGGCTACGACGCCGTCCACCCGGAGAAGGGCGACCCGACCGCCGACAAGATGTCCGGTCTGAAGGTCGTCGACGACACCCACTTCACCATCGAGCTGACCGGCCCGGTCTCGTACTTCCAGTACAAGCTCGGCTACACCGCCTTCTCGCCGCTGCCGAAGGCCTTCTTCACCGACCCGGCCAAGTACGGCCAGTCGCCGATCGGCAACGGCCCCTACAAGTTCGTCTCGTGGGAGCACAACAAGGCGATCACCGTTGCCGCGTACGACAAGTACGCGGGCGTCGACAAGGCGAAGAACGGCGGCATCGTCTTCAAGAACTACACCCAGCCCGAGGCGGCCTACAAGGACCTGGTCTCGGACAACCTGGACGTGCTGGACCAGGTCGACCCGAGCGACCTGGCCTCGTACAAGAACGACCTGGGCGACCGCGCCGTCGACCAGGCCCAGGGCGCCATCCAGAACATCAGCTTCGCGCTGTACCAGGGTGACTGGAAGGGCCAGGACAAGGCGAAGGTCCGTCAGGGCCTGTCGATGGCGATCGACCGCGACACCATCACCAAGACCGTGCTGAACGGCTCGCGTCAGCCCGCCGACAGCTGGGTCGCGCCGGGTGCCATGGGCTACAAGGCCGGCACCTGCGGCGAGTTCTGCAAGTTCGACCCGGCGAAGGCGAAGCAGCTGATCACCGAGGGCGGCGGCGTCCCCGGCAACAAGATCACCATCGTCTACAACTCCGACGGCGGCCACAAGGAGTGGGTGGACGCGGTCTGCAACTCCATCCGCCAGTCCACCGGCGTGGAGTGCCTCGGCGACCCGAAGCCGGACTTCAAGACCTCGCGTGACCTGATCAAGAAGAAGCAGGTCAGCAGCATGATGCGGACCGGCTGGGTGCAGGACTACCCGCTGAACGCCAACTTCCTGCGCGACGTCTACGGCAGCGGTGCCGCGGCCAACGACGCCGGCTACTCCAGCCCGGAGTTCGACAAGTTCGCCGCCGAGGCGGACAAGGCGACCACCGTCGAGAAGACCGCCGAGCTGTACCAGCAGGCCGAGGCCCAGCTGGCCAAGGACATGCCGGCGATCCCGCTCTGGTACTACAAGACGACCTCCGGCTACTCGAACAACGTCCAGAACGTGAAGTTCGACTCCTTCGGTGACCCGGTGTTCAGCCAGGTCGAGGTCAAGCAGAAGTAA
- a CDS encoding ABC transporter permease: protein MGRYVARRLLQMIPVFLGTVTLIFFMVHVLPGDPVAAMWGDKAVDPAQLAAFKHARGLDQPLFQQYLDYMGKLLTGDFGVAMDGRKVSDKIAAAMPVTIRLALLAFAIELVLGVTIGLFAGLRRGKAFDKSTLVLTLLLISIPVPVLGFIFQNIFATQLKWVTPTVQDSMNMGQLVLPAIVLGSLSLAYVARLTRTSIAENIKADYMRTAVAKGLPKRRVIGTHLLRNSMIPVVTFLGTDLGALMGGAIVTEGIFNVKGVGFELYHAINLKEGATVSGFVVVLVLVYLAASLIVDLLYAVLDPRIRYA from the coding sequence ATGGGGCGCTATGTCGCGAGGCGACTGCTCCAAATGATCCCGGTGTTCCTGGGCACCGTCACCCTGATCTTCTTCATGGTGCATGTTCTGCCGGGTGACCCGGTCGCTGCGATGTGGGGCGACAAGGCGGTGGACCCGGCCCAGCTCGCCGCGTTCAAGCACGCGCGAGGGCTCGACCAACCGCTGTTCCAGCAGTACCTGGACTACATGGGCAAGCTGCTCACCGGTGACTTCGGCGTCGCGATGGACGGCCGCAAGGTGAGCGACAAGATCGCCGCAGCCATGCCGGTGACGATCCGGCTGGCCCTGCTGGCCTTCGCCATCGAGCTGGTGCTCGGCGTGACGATCGGTCTGTTCGCCGGCCTGCGCCGCGGCAAGGCCTTCGACAAGAGCACCCTGGTCCTCACGCTGCTGCTGATCTCCATCCCCGTTCCGGTGCTGGGCTTCATCTTCCAGAACATCTTCGCCACGCAGCTGAAGTGGGTCACCCCGACCGTCCAGGACTCCATGAACATGGGGCAGTTGGTGCTCCCGGCCATCGTGCTCGGCTCGCTCTCGCTGGCGTACGTCGCCCGGCTCACCCGGACCTCCATCGCGGAGAACATCAAGGCCGACTACATGCGCACGGCGGTGGCCAAGGGCCTGCCGAAGCGCAGGGTGATCGGCACCCACCTGCTCCGCAACTCGATGATCCCGGTGGTCACCTTCCTGGGCACCGACCTCGGCGCCCTGATGGGCGGCGCGATCGTCACCGAGGGCATCTTCAACGTCAAGGGCGTCGGCTTCGAGCTGTACCACGCGATCAACCTCAAGGAGGGCGCGACCGTCTCCGGTTTCGTCGTCGTCCTGGTGCTCGTCTACCTCGCCGCCAGCCTGATCGTCGACCTGCTCTACGCGGTCCTGGACCCGAGGATCCGGTATGCCTGA
- a CDS encoding ABC transporter permease, which translates to MPDLLEKTKSADIPAQTAEKPEKARSLGLDAWHDLRRRPIFILSALMILLLIAFAIAPSLFTSVDPRAGDLRHHFLSKPNYGHFFQPDWFGYDGQGRSIYARMIYGARASVVVGICVTAGVTLLGGITGMLAGYFGGWVDTLISRVTDIFFGIPLLLGALVVLNAFTSRTIWSVVFALVALGWTQMTRVMRGSVITVKQADYVTAAKALGAGTGRILFKHILPNAIAPVIVVATIALGGYIATEATLSFLGIGLQDPTISWGIDINSAQKVIRTAPFALFFPAGMLSITVLAFIMLGDAVRDALDPKLR; encoded by the coding sequence ATGCCTGACCTGCTCGAGAAGACCAAGAGCGCGGACATTCCCGCGCAGACCGCCGAGAAGCCGGAGAAGGCGCGAAGCCTCGGCCTGGACGCCTGGCACGACCTGCGCCGCCGCCCGATCTTCATCCTGTCGGCGCTGATGATCCTGCTGCTGATCGCCTTCGCCATCGCCCCGAGCCTGTTCACCTCGGTGGACCCGCGGGCCGGCGATCTGCGCCACCACTTCCTGAGCAAGCCGAACTACGGGCACTTCTTCCAGCCCGACTGGTTCGGCTACGACGGCCAGGGCCGCTCGATCTACGCCCGGATGATCTACGGCGCCCGCGCCTCGGTGGTCGTCGGCATCTGCGTCACCGCGGGTGTCACCCTCCTCGGCGGCATCACCGGCATGCTGGCGGGTTACTTCGGCGGCTGGGTGGACACCCTGATCTCCCGGGTCACCGACATCTTCTTCGGTATCCCGCTGCTGCTGGGCGCCCTGGTGGTGCTCAACGCCTTCACCTCGCGCACCATCTGGAGCGTGGTCTTCGCCCTGGTCGCACTCGGCTGGACGCAGATGACCCGCGTGATGCGCGGTTCGGTGATCACCGTGAAGCAGGCCGACTACGTCACCGCCGCCAAGGCGCTGGGTGCGGGCACCGGCCGGATCCTGTTCAAGCACATCCTGCCGAACGCGATCGCCCCGGTGATCGTGGTCGCCACCATCGCGCTCGGCGGCTACATCGCCACCGAGGCGACGCTGAGCTTCCTCGGCATCGGCCTGCAGGACCCGACCATCTCCTGGGGCATCGACATCAACTCGGCCCAGAAGGTCATCCGGACCGCCCCGTTCGCGCTGTTCTTCCCCGCAGGCATGCTGAGCATCACGGTGCTGGCGTTCATCATGCTCGGTGACGCGGTGCGCGACGCCCTCGACCCGAAGCTGCGCTGA